One Nitrospira sp. DNA window includes the following coding sequences:
- a CDS encoding 5'-methylthioadenosine phosphorylase, which produces MTGSKKAGQTAIGIIGGSGLYDIEGLEKIREARVRTPFGAPSDAVVVGVLGGVRVAFLSRHGRGHRINPGSINYRANIYALKSLGVTQVISVSAVGSMKESIHPGAVVLPDQFIDLTKRRASTFFDEGIVAHVGFGEPVCRSLADALEQAGRSVGASLQRGGTYVCMEGPQFSTKAESRLYRQWGVDVIGMTNMPEAKLAREAELCYATVALVTDYDCWHETEEAVTVEAILATLHKNVALAKQLLKTAVPGLKPDRSCECRQALRNAIVTAPDRIPASAKRRLNLLIAPSVAMRKGKR; this is translated from the coding sequence ATGACAGGATCGAAAAAGGCGGGCCAGACCGCCATCGGCATTATCGGCGGCAGCGGGTTGTACGACATCGAAGGGTTGGAGAAGATTCGCGAGGCGCGCGTCCGCACGCCGTTCGGCGCTCCTTCTGATGCCGTCGTCGTCGGTGTTCTCGGCGGAGTCCGGGTGGCGTTTCTCTCTCGGCACGGTCGAGGCCATCGGATCAATCCCGGCAGCATCAACTATCGTGCCAATATCTACGCGCTGAAGTCGTTGGGCGTCACGCAAGTGATTTCCGTCAGTGCCGTCGGCAGCATGAAGGAATCGATCCATCCCGGAGCCGTGGTATTGCCGGATCAGTTCATCGATCTCACCAAGCGACGCGCGTCGACGTTTTTCGATGAAGGCATCGTGGCGCATGTGGGGTTCGGGGAACCGGTCTGCCGGTCCTTGGCCGATGCATTGGAGCAAGCGGGGCGTTCTGTGGGGGCGAGTCTCCAGCGGGGCGGGACCTATGTCTGTATGGAAGGGCCGCAGTTTTCGACCAAGGCCGAGTCGCGACTGTATCGTCAGTGGGGGGTGGACGTGATCGGCATGACCAACATGCCGGAAGCCAAGTTGGCCCGTGAAGCCGAGCTCTGCTATGCCACGGTCGCGCTGGTCACGGACTACGATTGCTGGCATGAGACGGAAGAGGCCGTGACCGTCGAGGCTATTCTGGCGACCCTTCACAAGAACGTCGCGCTTGCCAAACAATTGTTGAAGACTGCGGTGCCGGGGCTGAAGCCCGATCGCTCCTGCGAGTGCCGCCAGGCGCTGCGAAACGCCATCGTCACCGCACCGGATCGCATTCCGGCTTCGGCGAAACGGCGGTTGAATCTCTTGATCGCTCCCTCTGTGGCGATGCGGAAAGGAAAACGGTGA
- a CDS encoding tRNA dimethylallyltransferase produces the protein MWRLSESVLRSRPLAVLVGPTAVGKSEIAVQLAQALDTEVLTADSRQVYRGMDIATDKPTVEQRRGVPHRLIDLVDPHESFNAGQYRKQAMQEIERLYGERRLPLVVGGTGLYVRTLIHGLCDAPPADQAFRSALAQVARAEGRQVLHEELTRIDPELAGQLHPHDEVKIVRALEVHHLSGRRLSELHRQHHCSEQPFSVLMIGLNRDREQLYRRIDRRVDAMFAGGLVQETERLLAGGYGRGLGAMKGLGYRQVAGYLAGEYDQAEAIRLVKRDTRHFAKRQLTWFRKESELRWWSLDAQDGPEVAERLFETIQTFVQHMDNRQPAVASRTPRTMETESTL, from the coding sequence ATGTGGCGGCTGTCGGAATCGGTTTTACGGTCGCGGCCGCTGGCGGTGCTGGTCGGGCCGACGGCGGTGGGAAAAAGCGAGATCGCGGTGCAATTGGCGCAGGCGCTGGACACGGAAGTCTTGACGGCAGATTCTCGCCAGGTCTACCGGGGGATGGACATCGCGACCGACAAACCCACGGTCGAGCAGCGACGAGGGGTGCCGCACCGGCTCATCGATCTGGTCGATCCCCACGAGTCCTTCAACGCCGGACAATATCGCAAGCAGGCGATGCAGGAAATCGAGCGGCTCTATGGAGAACGACGGCTTCCGCTGGTGGTCGGCGGCACGGGGTTGTATGTCAGGACGCTGATCCACGGCCTTTGCGATGCTCCGCCGGCAGATCAGGCGTTCCGTTCGGCCTTGGCGCAGGTGGCCCGTGCAGAGGGACGACAGGTTCTTCACGAGGAGCTGACACGTATCGATCCCGAATTGGCCGGGCAGCTCCATCCCCATGACGAGGTCAAGATCGTGCGGGCGCTCGAAGTGCATCATTTGTCGGGACGTCGTCTTTCGGAGCTCCACCGGCAACATCATTGTTCCGAGCAACCCTTTTCGGTCTTGATGATCGGTTTGAATCGCGATCGCGAACAGCTCTATCGCCGCATCGACCGGCGGGTGGACGCGATGTTTGCCGGGGGATTGGTGCAAGAAACCGAACGCCTTCTCGCCGGGGGGTATGGGCGGGGGTTGGGTGCGATGAAGGGGTTGGGGTATCGGCAGGTTGCCGGTTATCTGGCGGGCGAATACGACCAGGCGGAGGCGATCCGTTTGGTCAAGCGCGATACCAGGCACTTCGCGAAGCGCCAGCTGACCTGGTTTCGGAAGGAATCGGAGCTTCGCTGGTGGTCCCTCGATGCGCAAGACGGTCCGGAAGTGGCCGAACGTCTGTTCGAAACCATTCAGACTTTCGTGCAGCATATGGACAATCGACAACCGGCGGTGGCGTCGCGAACGCCCCGCACCATGGAAACGGAATCGACTCTATGA
- a CDS encoding DNA mismatch repair protein MutL, producing the protein MTIASSPGKIQVLPNDVIGRIAAGEVVERPAAVVKELIENSLDAGSSTITVEIKDGGLGLIRVTDDGEGMSRADAGLAFERHATSKLQSDRQLSAIRTMGFRGEALPSIAAVSKVRLTTVARNEQVGTQLRLTGGVIDRVDDAAAVPGTSIEVADLFYNTPARKKFLKSATTEFSHISHAVQQAGLAWPQVHVRLVHNGYEVFNLPAVSSHRDRVLQIYRALFSDRALAVEAERNGLYVKGFIIDPVRARAGRTPQELFVNRRPVKNGTVHHAVIDGYSSFLAKGHTPLFVLFLDVEPQLVDVNVHPTKREVRFAETESVHQLVRSAVRHALGRAQVEASMAGAAHAHVSDPVSSIVPSRIEGRTAFESGSDHGRAMAGSKEPLASAVPAVGQTSFVGEGVTTYDSTEPPDILPLGQMSRTFLIVQVGTELQVIDQHTAHERVLFERLWRAWQGNSLPSQPLLLPEPLELPLQQALMLQRRLPELERLGLLIEPFGPSSFLIRSLPVLLGHTDLAALVQDLIEDLEQWESISSLETKVKPILASLACHGAVRAGRAMALPEIKQLVQDWVAEGLIMTCPHGRRVAFRLSADELARLFDRAS; encoded by the coding sequence ATGACCATAGCCAGTAGCCCGGGAAAGATCCAGGTATTGCCGAACGATGTGATCGGCCGGATTGCGGCAGGCGAAGTGGTGGAACGCCCGGCCGCAGTGGTGAAGGAATTGATCGAAAACAGCCTGGACGCCGGCAGCAGCACCATTACAGTTGAAATCAAGGACGGGGGCCTCGGACTGATCCGCGTCACGGACGACGGCGAAGGCATGTCGCGGGCCGATGCCGGCCTGGCCTTTGAGCGGCATGCCACGAGCAAATTGCAATCCGACCGGCAGCTCAGCGCCATTCGCACGATGGGCTTTCGCGGGGAGGCGCTGCCGAGCATCGCGGCCGTATCGAAAGTCCGGCTGACGACGGTGGCTCGGAACGAGCAGGTGGGGACGCAACTCCGGCTGACAGGCGGAGTGATCGATCGGGTGGACGATGCCGCCGCCGTTCCCGGGACCTCCATAGAGGTTGCCGACCTCTTCTACAATACACCGGCCCGCAAAAAGTTTCTCAAGTCCGCGACAACCGAATTTTCCCACATCAGCCATGCGGTGCAGCAGGCCGGGTTGGCTTGGCCGCAGGTGCATGTGCGCTTGGTCCACAACGGATACGAGGTATTCAACCTTCCCGCCGTGTCCTCCCATCGCGATCGTGTCCTGCAGATCTATCGTGCGTTGTTCAGCGACCGGGCGTTGGCCGTGGAGGCGGAGCGAAATGGCCTCTACGTCAAGGGGTTCATCATCGATCCGGTGCGGGCGCGCGCCGGACGAACCCCGCAGGAATTGTTCGTGAACCGCCGGCCGGTCAAGAACGGCACCGTGCACCATGCCGTCATCGACGGCTACAGCTCGTTCCTCGCGAAGGGCCATACTCCCCTGTTCGTTCTCTTTCTCGACGTCGAGCCCCAACTGGTCGACGTCAACGTGCATCCGACCAAGCGGGAGGTGCGATTCGCCGAGACGGAATCCGTGCATCAACTGGTCCGTTCGGCGGTGCGTCATGCACTCGGGCGCGCTCAGGTCGAGGCATCGATGGCCGGTGCCGCCCATGCTCATGTCAGCGACCCTGTTTCATCGATCGTTCCTTCTCGCATCGAGGGTCGCACCGCGTTCGAATCAGGATCGGACCACGGTCGGGCCATGGCAGGGTCGAAGGAGCCCCTTGCGTCTGCCGTACCGGCGGTCGGCCAAACTTCCTTTGTCGGGGAAGGGGTGACCACATATGACTCGACCGAACCGCCGGACATTCTTCCGCTGGGCCAGATGAGCCGCACGTTTCTGATCGTACAGGTGGGAACCGAACTCCAGGTGATCGATCAACATACGGCGCATGAGCGGGTCTTGTTCGAGCGCTTGTGGCGAGCCTGGCAAGGCAACAGCCTGCCGTCACAACCGCTGTTGTTGCCGGAGCCATTGGAGTTGCCGCTTCAACAGGCCCTCATGCTCCAACGCCGGCTGCCGGAATTGGAACGGCTCGGATTGCTGATCGAGCCCTTCGGGCCTTCATCGTTTCTGATCCGCAGCCTACCGGTGCTGCTGGGCCATACTGATCTGGCCGCGCTCGTGCAAGATCTGATCGAGGACCTCGAACAGTGGGAGTCGATTTCCTCGCTGGAAACGAAAGTGAAGCCCATCCTGGCATCGTTGGCCTGTCATGGGGCGGTGCGTGCAGGTCGGGCCATGGCGCTTCCCGAGATCAAGCAATTGGTGCAGGACTGGGTGGCGGAGGGGCTGATCATGACCTGTCCGCACGGCCGCCGGGTCGCGTTCCGTCTATCGGCCGATGAACTGGCCCGTCTGTTCGACCGCGCGTCGTGA
- a CDS encoding Cell division coordinator CpoB, whose protein sequence is MSGRLMVPLQVGAGFVCSLFLVGCAKHADFLEIREQVTIIAKTQDQEQKRFEAMQRRLESLERVREPEGGKLRLDDALARLQKIEGRLAKIEETQLAQAASIRSDLALAEATRQARVAKPSGPLDPPSIVPGVPSITPTSAFNLAYNDYLNGKFDLAVSGFQRFIKDFPSTSLTPNAHYWLGESYYGQKDYIRAIQSFEHVVNEYAGNEKVPASLFKLGLSAAETGDTAKSRKYLKRVIEEYSTSDEAKLAKAKMAEIR, encoded by the coding sequence ATGAGCGGCCGACTCATGGTGCCATTGCAGGTGGGGGCAGGGTTCGTCTGCAGTCTTTTCTTGGTGGGCTGTGCGAAGCATGCCGACTTTTTGGAGATCCGGGAGCAAGTGACGATCATCGCCAAGACCCAAGATCAGGAGCAGAAGCGTTTCGAGGCGATGCAGCGGAGACTGGAATCGCTCGAACGGGTTCGTGAGCCGGAGGGAGGAAAATTGCGGCTCGATGACGCGTTGGCCCGGCTCCAAAAAATAGAGGGGCGATTGGCGAAAATCGAAGAGACGCAACTGGCCCAGGCAGCCTCCATCAGATCGGACTTGGCGCTGGCCGAAGCCACTCGTCAGGCGCGCGTGGCGAAGCCGTCCGGGCCGCTCGATCCACCGTCGATCGTACCCGGGGTGCCCTCCATTACGCCGACCTCGGCCTTCAACCTGGCCTACAATGATTACCTCAACGGCAAGTTCGATCTGGCGGTGAGCGGCTTCCAGCGTTTCATCAAGGACTTTCCTTCGACCTCACTGACCCCCAACGCACATTATTGGCTCGGGGAGTCCTATTACGGTCAGAAGGACTATATCCGGGCGATACAGTCTTTCGAGCATGTGGTGAACGAGTATGCGGGGAATGAAAAGGTGCCTGCCTCCCTCTTCAAGCTGGGCCTGTCGGCGGCAGAAACCGGGGATACGGCCAAATCGCGCAAATATCTCAAGCGGGTCATCGAGGAATATTCCACGTCTGATGAAGCGAAGCTTGCGAAGGCGAAGATGGCCGAGATTCGATGA
- a CDS encoding Cell division coordinator CpoB has product MDGGWLHRNEMVNGRSAAGLGVSGRRGEQCGLGVCVLVAAGFSLLSGCVAQQADLKQTERELQRRIKQTTEEQAQTRARQNQEIVSLREQDIPSLRGDVDKAIHRAQTLEARQDDLLAKLASQDSRVNQRLSESEKRFAEESKRLGWVEKQLVDQDASLKGERDRSRSELAAATARVDQVAAHIDAIQKNMLDAVQKTTTALAQKVDSRLDEQQKLLQALEGRSHNVTQLDAQNKVLADQVSKFNQALVEFKQALSGLGERVVQQDQAVKHLAASTASVEQEAAALSKRTDALAGKIDADNKVTADHLNEVNRSVASVAKALENAGGKFVSRGDEQERRIEETARGLAHVQAQIQTLDKNLESQHAFLKQVEQHLSVLRTIASQRAEQASAVAEVTPLPQAQAMPAPEVAPPAQSNGSAAHSENRSAALVADRESYERTLTRFKDGDLDGARQGFAEFLVHYPHSDLAPNARFWLGESYYGKKDYTRAIDAYDQVQLNHPSSEKVPAALLKKGYAYLALKDRKRAASALKQVIDLYPRSPEANKAVDKLNQLKELHER; this is encoded by the coding sequence ATGGATGGTGGATGGCTTCATCGAAATGAGATGGTGAACGGACGATCAGCCGCGGGCTTGGGTGTTTCTGGTCGTCGGGGTGAACAGTGCGGGCTTGGGGTCTGTGTACTCGTGGCTGCGGGGTTTTCCCTGTTGTCCGGATGTGTGGCGCAACAGGCCGATCTCAAGCAGACCGAACGGGAACTTCAACGTCGGATCAAACAGACGACGGAAGAACAGGCCCAGACCAGGGCCCGCCAAAACCAGGAGATCGTGTCGTTGCGCGAGCAGGACATTCCCTCCTTGCGGGGCGACGTCGATAAGGCCATTCACCGCGCCCAGACATTGGAAGCGCGGCAAGACGATTTGTTGGCCAAACTGGCTTCTCAGGACTCGCGGGTCAACCAGCGGTTGAGTGAGAGTGAAAAACGCTTCGCCGAGGAGAGCAAACGATTGGGGTGGGTCGAAAAGCAGTTGGTGGATCAGGATGCCTCGCTCAAAGGAGAGCGGGACCGGAGTCGGTCTGAACTCGCGGCTGCGACGGCGCGGGTGGATCAAGTCGCGGCCCATATCGACGCGATTCAGAAAAACATGCTCGATGCCGTTCAGAAGACCACGACGGCGCTTGCACAGAAAGTCGATTCGCGGTTGGACGAACAGCAGAAATTGTTGCAGGCCCTTGAGGGCCGGTCGCACAATGTGACGCAGCTCGACGCCCAGAACAAGGTTTTGGCGGACCAGGTATCGAAGTTCAACCAAGCGCTGGTCGAGTTCAAGCAAGCGTTGAGCGGCTTGGGCGAACGTGTCGTGCAGCAGGACCAGGCGGTGAAGCATCTCGCCGCATCGACTGCGTCGGTGGAGCAGGAGGCGGCTGCATTGAGCAAACGGACGGACGCGCTCGCGGGAAAAATCGATGCGGACAACAAGGTCACGGCGGACCATTTGAACGAAGTCAACCGGAGCGTGGCGTCGGTGGCGAAAGCCTTGGAAAATGCCGGTGGAAAGTTCGTGTCGCGCGGAGACGAGCAGGAACGCCGCATCGAAGAGACGGCGCGCGGCTTGGCGCATGTTCAAGCTCAGATCCAAACTCTGGACAAGAATCTGGAAAGTCAACATGCGTTTTTGAAGCAGGTCGAACAGCATCTGTCGGTGTTGCGTACGATTGCCTCCCAACGGGCCGAGCAGGCGTCGGCCGTCGCAGAAGTGACGCCGCTTCCGCAAGCGCAGGCGATGCCGGCACCGGAAGTCGCACCGCCGGCTCAGTCCAACGGCTCTGCCGCCCATTCGGAAAACCGAAGCGCCGCTTTGGTGGCGGATCGGGAATCCTATGAGCGGACCCTCACCCGCTTCAAAGATGGAGATTTGGACGGAGCCCGACAAGGGTTTGCGGAGTTTCTTGTCCATTATCCGCATTCCGACCTCGCGCCCAACGCCCGGTTTTGGTTGGGCGAATCCTATTACGGCAAGAAGGATTATACGCGCGCGATCGATGCCTACGATCAGGTGCAGTTGAACCATCCATCAAGTGAAAAGGTGCCGGCTGCCTTGTTGAAAAAGGGATACGCCTATCTGGCGCTGAAGGACCGGAAACGTGCCGCTTCGGCGTTGAAGCAGGTCATCGATCTCTATCCGAGGTCGCCGGAAGCCAATAAAGCCGTCGACAAGCTGAACCAACTAAAGGAGTTGCACGAACGATGA
- a CDS encoding Tol-Pal system peptidoglycan-associated lipoprotein PAL: protein MTIRVATMGLTVAVGMLLVIQGGCSKKSIQSGGDAQSSERGMAKSGGPAPSAMGSMGSMGSQGGSTGGSAGGFDSAGSTFPDLSLSSKPQDEPESGGLRGFESVSGGKAPSEERLGGGGTMLAKVEPSESTARQIEDIRREQAKEQAASAEAGLRDVFFGYDSWTITEEGRQSLMQDAQWIKGNPSALVKIEGHCDERGTLAYNLVLGEKRAKAVRNYLVELGVGANRLAVVSYGKERPFCNERSETCYQQNRRGHVVVRSK, encoded by the coding sequence ATGACGATACGGGTAGCGACAATGGGCCTGACGGTAGCAGTCGGGATGTTGTTAGTCATTCAAGGGGGCTGTTCGAAAAAGTCGATTCAGTCCGGTGGCGATGCGCAATCTTCGGAACGCGGTATGGCGAAGTCGGGAGGTCCTGCGCCGAGTGCAATGGGTTCCATGGGATCAATGGGGTCGCAGGGCGGTTCGACGGGTGGATCAGCCGGTGGGTTTGATAGTGCCGGTTCCACGTTCCCGGATTTGTCCCTGTCGAGCAAGCCGCAGGACGAGCCCGAAAGCGGCGGGTTGCGTGGATTCGAGTCGGTGTCCGGCGGCAAGGCCCCGTCCGAAGAGCGGTTGGGCGGCGGCGGCACCATGTTGGCCAAGGTGGAGCCGTCGGAGAGCACGGCGCGCCAGATCGAAGACATCCGTCGTGAGCAGGCCAAGGAACAGGCTGCGTCGGCGGAGGCAGGATTGCGAGACGTGTTTTTCGGCTACGATAGCTGGACGATTACCGAGGAAGGCCGGCAATCGTTGATGCAGGATGCCCAGTGGATCAAGGGCAATCCCTCGGCTCTGGTCAAGATCGAGGGGCACTGTGACGAGCGCGGCACGTTGGCCTACAATCTGGTGCTGGGAGAAAAGCGCGCCAAGGCCGTGCGGAACTATCTGGTGGAACTCGGCGTGGGGGCCAACCGGTTGGCCGTGGTTTCTTATGGAAAGGAGCGCCCCTTCTGCAACGAACGGAGCGAAACCTGCTACCAGCAGAACCGACGCGGCCACGTGGTGGTCCGGTCGAAATAA
- a CDS encoding Tol-Pal system beta propeller repeat protein TolB gives MNRTIIGFMVALCVVVGAGLFGILDSRATDVFLEATRPDFQKIPIGVFGFQNGGGPEWLGGRIEEVLKADLQRSLVFSLVDLPGIGVKVREVTTADKAVFKQASENGVSVLVWGKSGPKNGSSDSELLMDGFVYDSGSEEVVGGKRYVGSTSVVRLMAHRFADELVFRYTGEPGIARTKIVYVAEHGNARELFVMDYDGYEPKQITADGFLNLMPRWSPDRRFIVFTAYRSRNAQDIDILELATGKRWTLVSMGGLNITPALSPDGNFLAFASSQDGNSEIYKLDTRTKASHRLTVNQGGDLSPTWSPTGREIAFTSDRGGAPQVFIMSADGSNVRRLTYDGDYNAAPAWSPRGNWIAYVCRTAQRLYKLCLISPDGQKRVQITNGNGIDDSPSWSPDGRHITFSSTVDGKSHIYMVNTDGKDLERITFGGTHNSSPSWSPAL, from the coding sequence ATGAATCGGACGATCATCGGTTTCATGGTTGCGCTCTGTGTCGTCGTGGGGGCCGGGCTGTTCGGGATTCTGGATTCCCGCGCCACCGATGTGTTCCTTGAAGCGACCAGGCCGGACTTTCAGAAAATTCCCATCGGGGTTTTCGGTTTTCAGAACGGCGGCGGCCCCGAGTGGTTGGGCGGTCGCATCGAGGAAGTGTTGAAGGCCGATCTCCAACGGTCGCTGGTCTTTTCGCTTGTGGATTTGCCCGGAATCGGGGTGAAGGTGCGCGAGGTGACGACCGCCGACAAGGCCGTCTTCAAGCAGGCCTCGGAAAACGGCGTCTCGGTGTTGGTGTGGGGAAAATCCGGTCCGAAAAACGGCAGCAGCGACAGTGAATTGTTGATGGACGGCTTCGTCTACGACAGCGGCAGCGAGGAAGTCGTCGGTGGAAAGCGTTATGTCGGATCGACCTCCGTCGTGCGTTTGATGGCGCATCGGTTTGCCGACGAGTTGGTGTTTCGCTATACGGGCGAGCCCGGTATCGCCAGAACGAAGATCGTCTATGTGGCCGAGCACGGCAACGCGCGCGAACTGTTCGTGATGGACTACGACGGGTATGAGCCCAAACAGATCACGGCGGACGGGTTTCTCAATCTGATGCCGCGCTGGTCGCCCGATCGCCGCTTCATCGTGTTCACGGCCTATCGGAGTCGGAACGCGCAGGACATCGACATTCTGGAGCTTGCGACGGGCAAACGGTGGACCTTGGTTTCGATGGGGGGATTGAACATCACTCCCGCCTTGTCGCCGGACGGGAACTTCTTGGCCTTCGCCAGCAGCCAGGACGGCAACTCGGAGATTTATAAGCTCGATACCAGGACCAAAGCGTCGCATCGATTGACGGTGAATCAGGGCGGCGACCTCTCGCCGACCTGGTCGCCCACGGGCCGTGAAATCGCCTTTACGTCCGACCGCGGCGGCGCCCCGCAGGTGTTCATCATGAGCGCGGACGGGTCCAACGTCCGTCGGTTGACCTATGATGGTGATTACAATGCCGCCCCTGCCTGGTCGCCGCGCGGAAATTGGATCGCCTATGTCTGCCGGACGGCGCAGCGTTTGTACAAACTCTGTCTCATATCACCGGACGGGCAGAAGCGGGTCCAGATCACGAATGGGAACGGGATCGACGACTCGCCTTCCTGGTCCCCCGACGGTCGGCATATCACCTTCAGTTCGACCGTCGATGGGAAGAGCCATATTTACATGGTGAATACGGACGGAAAGGATTTGGAACGCATCACGTTCGGCGGGACTCACAACAGTTCGCCGTCATGGTCTCCCGCGCTGTAG
- a CDS encoding TolA protein has protein sequence MTFHTLPRHPSLILIGDFGETGGSRLRKTVVLSLLLHLCLLAVIMGAKLFKKTERPLSAMEVALVSLPTVETKPEPKVEKVEKVEKPTPRPTPKPVQSAPIPVPPKPAPAPTPPPVQVAPVVKATPPAPTPPAPTPAVAPAPAPVPVPVPRLPVPTLTAPQPIPQAAKSPSSAPLTNRTDVLRDVMKDIELPPNAPKYGDLAPAKPAEVKKAVQPKPERAPERSDVDAMLSKLKVPEMASAPADAPKEPPRPAVAPPKRASLSEEINSDLDRELQDLKKLQTPPPVKVSEPVREVKPMFREPQPIASAPPAPAAVTRTKPDTKLKVAGVAGSNPYLARVQARISGFWTAPPVDLSGKAMTVVVRFRLERDGRVGTVVIEQSSGNDYYDLSAQRAVQSAVPLPPFPPDLTDSYFDAHFTFAVGEAAG, from the coding sequence ATGACGTTCCATACCCTGCCAAGACATCCCTCGCTGATTCTGATCGGGGATTTCGGTGAAACCGGGGGCAGCCGTCTGCGCAAGACGGTGGTCCTGTCCCTGTTGCTGCATCTCTGTCTGCTGGCGGTGATCATGGGCGCCAAGTTGTTCAAGAAAACGGAACGTCCGCTGTCGGCGATGGAAGTCGCCCTGGTCAGTCTGCCGACCGTGGAGACGAAGCCTGAGCCCAAGGTGGAGAAAGTCGAGAAGGTTGAGAAGCCGACTCCGCGGCCGACACCCAAGCCGGTCCAGTCTGCTCCCATTCCCGTTCCTCCCAAACCGGCGCCGGCGCCGACTCCGCCTCCGGTTCAGGTTGCTCCGGTCGTCAAAGCGACTCCGCCGGCACCGACACCGCCCGCTCCGACCCCTGCGGTGGCTCCAGCCCCCGCGCCTGTCCCGGTTCCTGTGCCTCGGTTGCCCGTTCCGACCTTGACTGCGCCACAGCCGATTCCGCAGGCGGCGAAGTCACCCTCATCCGCCCCCCTCACGAACCGGACGGATGTACTGCGGGATGTCATGAAGGATATCGAGTTGCCGCCGAACGCACCGAAGTACGGCGATCTCGCTCCCGCGAAGCCGGCAGAGGTGAAAAAGGCCGTTCAGCCGAAACCCGAACGGGCTCCCGAGCGATCCGACGTGGACGCCATGTTGAGTAAGTTGAAGGTTCCTGAGATGGCCTCTGCTCCGGCCGATGCACCGAAAGAGCCGCCGAGGCCGGCGGTCGCTCCGCCGAAACGGGCGTCCCTGTCGGAAGAGATCAACAGCGATCTTGATCGCGAATTGCAGGATCTGAAAAAGTTGCAAACGCCTCCGCCGGTGAAGGTTTCGGAACCGGTGCGGGAGGTCAAGCCCATGTTCCGTGAACCGCAGCCGATCGCGAGCGCGCCGCCGGCTCCTGCCGCCGTCACGCGGACGAAGCCCGACACCAAATTGAAAGTGGCGGGGGTGGCCGGGTCGAATCCGTACCTGGCTCGTGTTCAAGCGAGGATCAGCGGCTTTTGGACTGCGCCGCCGGTCGATCTGTCGGGGAAAGCCATGACGGTCGTGGTGCGGTTTCGTTTGGAGCGAGACGGTCGAGTCGGCACGGTAGTCATCGAACAGTCTTCAGGGAACGACTACTATGACCTGTCTGCGCAGCGGGCCGTACAAAGCGCGGTGCCGTTGCCGCCCTTTCCTCCCGATCTGACGGACTCCTATTTCGATGCCCACTTTACTTTTGCCGTAGGCGAGGCAGCAGGATGA
- a CDS encoding Tol biopolymer transport system, TolR protein, with amino-acid sequence MMSETRHRRFMAEINVIPLVDVVLVLLVIFMVTAPMLYRGMDINLPKSASNTIKPEARAVLSIERDQRLYLDKDQVSVVQLERKLRALKDQSPEVSLYLRADRDVPYGIVVQVMDSVKKAGIEKLGMVTEPTGAERVSESVMSLAQPRKK; translated from the coding sequence ATGATGTCGGAAACCCGCCACCGGCGGTTCATGGCGGAGATCAATGTGATTCCGCTGGTGGACGTGGTCCTGGTGCTGCTCGTCATTTTCATGGTGACCGCGCCCATGTTGTATCGAGGGATGGATATCAACCTCCCCAAATCCGCCAGTAATACGATTAAGCCGGAAGCGAGAGCGGTTTTGTCCATTGAGCGCGATCAACGATTGTATTTGGATAAGGATCAGGTGAGTGTCGTTCAACTCGAACGGAAACTCCGGGCGTTGAAAGATCAGAGCCCGGAGGTGTCGCTCTACCTGCGAGCGGATCGGGACGTACCCTACGGCATCGTGGTGCAGGTGATGGATAGTGTGAAGAAAGCCGGGATCGAAAAGCTCGGCATGGTGACGGAGCCCACGGGTGCCGAGCGCGTGAGTGAGTCGGTCATGTCCCTCGCGCAACCACGCAAGAAGTAG